One Pseudomonas entomophila genomic window carries:
- a CDS encoding glutathione S-transferase N-terminal domain-containing protein has product MTDLSAFPITRKWPARYPERLQLYSLATPNGVKVSIMLEEIGLPYEVHKVSFETDDQLSPEFISLSTNNKIPAILDPDGPGGQPLPLFESGAILQYLAEKSGQLLSHDPAQRYQTLQWLMFQMGGIGPMFGQVGFFHFFAGKDYEDKRPRDRYVNESKRLLGVLDRHLKGREWMVDEYSIADIAIFPWVRNLVERYNARDLVGFDEFREVQRVLASFLERPAVQRGLKIPG; this is encoded by the coding sequence ATGACTGATCTGTCCGCGTTCCCCATCACCCGCAAGTGGCCGGCACGATACCCCGAGCGGTTGCAGCTGTACTCGCTGGCCACGCCCAACGGTGTCAAAGTCTCGATCATGCTCGAGGAGATCGGCCTGCCCTATGAAGTGCACAAGGTCAGCTTCGAAACCGATGACCAGTTGAGCCCCGAGTTCATCTCGCTGAGCACAAACAACAAGATCCCGGCGATCCTTGACCCCGATGGCCCCGGTGGCCAACCGCTGCCGCTGTTCGAGTCGGGGGCGATCCTGCAGTACCTGGCCGAGAAGAGCGGCCAATTGCTGAGCCACGACCCGGCCCAGCGCTACCAGACGCTGCAGTGGCTGATGTTCCAGATGGGCGGCATCGGGCCGATGTTCGGCCAGGTGGGGTTCTTCCACTTCTTCGCAGGCAAGGACTACGAGGACAAGCGGCCGCGGGATCGTTACGTCAACGAATCGAAGCGCTTGCTGGGTGTGCTGGATCGGCACCTGAAGGGGCGTGAATGGATGGTGGACGAGTACAGCATCGCCGATATCGCCATCTTCCCCTGGGTGCGCAACCTGGTGGAGCGCTACAACGCACGGGACTTGGTGGGGTTCGATGAGTTCAGGGAGGTGCAGCGGGTGCTGGCCAGCTTCCTCGAGCGCCCGGCGGTGCAGCGTGGCCTGAAGATTCCTGGCTGA